In a genomic window of Mycolicibacillus parakoreensis:
- a CDS encoding ABC transporter permease — translation MLWFFLRALGGIPTAFRQYRKEFLRLLSDIAWGNGSIVVGGGTAGVAVVLGFTAGALVAIEGYNFLNLLGLGPATGIISSLVNTRELAPIMASLAFAMQAGCRFTAQLGSMRIAEEIDALDSIAIRPIPYLVTTRLMASIIAVIPLYVACLAVTYLTAQVMSGAISGGSIGPYLHYFTMMLSGQDIIYSVIKCVIFVWIASTVQCYYGFYASGGPEGVGVAAGHAMRASITVVIMANMLLTMALWSIDSGARFGG, via the coding sequence ATGCTGTGGTTCTTCCTGCGCGCCCTGGGCGGGATCCCCACCGCGTTTCGCCAGTACCGCAAGGAGTTCCTGCGGCTGCTCTCCGACATCGCGTGGGGCAACGGCTCCATCGTGGTCGGCGGCGGGACCGCCGGGGTGGCGGTGGTGCTGGGCTTCACCGCCGGCGCGCTGGTCGCCATCGAGGGCTACAACTTCCTCAACCTGCTCGGGCTGGGGCCGGCCACCGGCATCATCTCCTCGCTGGTCAACACCCGCGAACTCGCGCCGATCATGGCCTCGCTGGCGTTCGCGATGCAGGCCGGCTGCCGGTTCACCGCCCAGCTGGGGTCGATGCGCATCGCCGAGGAGATCGACGCGCTGGACTCCATCGCGATCCGTCCGATCCCCTACCTGGTCACCACCCGGTTGATGGCCTCGATCATCGCGGTGATCCCGCTCTACGTGGCCTGCCTGGCGGTCACCTATCTGACCGCCCAGGTCATGTCCGGGGCGATCAGCGGCGGTTCGATCGGGCCCTACCTGCACTACTTCACGATGATGCTCTCCGGCCAGGACATCATCTACTCGGTGATCAAGTGCGTCATCTTCGTCTGGATCGCCTCCACCGTGCAGTGCTACTACGGCTTCTACGCCTCCGGCGGGCCCGAGGGCGTCGGGGTGGCCGCCGGGCACGCCATGCGGGCGTCGATCACCGTGGTGATCATGGCCAACATGCTGCTCACGATGGCCCTGTGGTCCATCGACTCCGGCGCAAGGTTCGGTGGTTGA